A single Pantoea rwandensis DNA region contains:
- a CDS encoding cytochrome d ubiquinol oxidase subunit II: protein MDMLNSTQHFLIIAWWLAFGISVLLYIALDGADLGAGIFSLFVRDHDERGAIMSAMAGTWDANETWLIVAGGIMFGTFPFVYGSAFSYLMVPMALVLWGIMSRAVALEFRHLASPFWQKFSDGIFGVASLAVTFFGGMSVGALLQGFQMDSPAQGVPTYVGGAFNFISAFSIWTGVASCVAMTLAGVLFVRARFEKNEPIRQDAARWTAVIFWLAIAAVVITWVWSAVIFDWARAKWFGPHFWIWGLFGLIALVCIDQVRRDTLKDKDFAAVMWFNGAAFILGFGMLLTMFPWIVPGTWTIWAGASPQVSLITFTMTMGGFVPVMLMYNWYQIWVFRGRISKLVGHGGH from the coding sequence ATGGACATGCTTAATTCGACTCAGCACTTCCTGATCATCGCCTGGTGGTTAGCCTTTGGTATCAGTGTTCTTTTATATATCGCGCTGGATGGCGCCGACCTGGGGGCAGGGATCTTCTCGCTCTTCGTCCGCGACCATGATGAACGTGGCGCGATCATGTCGGCAATGGCCGGCACCTGGGATGCCAACGAAACCTGGCTGATCGTCGCCGGCGGGATTATGTTCGGCACCTTCCCGTTTGTGTACGGTTCGGCGTTTAGCTATCTGATGGTGCCGATGGCGCTGGTACTGTGGGGCATTATGTCTCGTGCGGTTGCCCTGGAATTCCGTCACCTGGCCTCGCCATTCTGGCAGAAGTTTTCTGACGGCATCTTCGGTGTCGCCAGCCTCGCGGTCACCTTCTTTGGTGGGATGAGCGTTGGCGCGTTGCTGCAAGGTTTCCAGATGGATTCACCAGCTCAGGGGGTTCCCACCTATGTGGGCGGTGCATTTAACTTTATTTCAGCGTTTTCCATCTGGACCGGTGTGGCTTCCTGCGTGGCAATGACGCTGGCAGGCGTACTGTTCGTGCGTGCTCGCTTCGAGAAAAATGAACCGATTCGTCAGGATGCAGCACGTTGGACCGCGGTGATCTTCTGGTTAGCGATTGCTGCCGTGGTGATTACCTGGGTGTGGAGTGCGGTGATCTTCGACTGGGCACGTGCGAAATGGTTTGGTCCGCATTTCTGGATCTGGGGCCTGTTTGGCTTAATCGCACTGGTCTGTATTGATCAGGTGCGTCGTGACACTCTGAAGGACAAAGATTTTGCAGCGGTGATGTGGTTCAATGGCGCGGCATTCATTCTGGGCTTCGGTATGTTACTAACCATGTTCCCATGGATCGTGCCAGGCACCTGGACCATCTGGGCGGGCGCCAGCCCACAGGTTTCGCTGATTACCTTCACCATGACCATGGGCGGTTTTGTGCCGGTGATGCTGATGTATAACTGGTATCAGATCTGGGTATTCCGCGGCCGCATCTCCAAGCTGGTTGGTCACGGGGGACACTAA
- a CDS encoding nucleotidyl transferase AbiEii/AbiGii toxin family protein translates to MSLTRNYSVLPDGYSDTLVMCESLNEIMSDKLISLAATTRYIRYRDLWDLPWLMQQNAVYEIDLVKKKINDYKIPHYDELLAQRIQSIGAIVGDGRFYNEMKRFLPQQVFDRTLGRPEFITYASGRLSSLLVSLQNELRGKAHDESFTL, encoded by the coding sequence ATGTCACTGACACGCAATTACAGCGTTTTGCCTGATGGTTACAGCGATACGCTGGTTATGTGTGAATCTCTCAACGAAATTATGAGTGACAAACTTATCTCTCTCGCCGCAACCACAAGGTATATTCGTTACCGAGATCTCTGGGATTTGCCCTGGCTAATGCAACAGAATGCTGTTTATGAAATTGATTTAGTTAAGAAAAAAATCAATGACTATAAAATCCCGCATTATGATGAATTGCTGGCACAACGTATTCAAAGCATTGGTGCAATTGTAGGTGATGGCCGCTTTTACAATGAGATGAAAAGATTCCTGCCACAGCAGGTTTTTGACCGTACATTGGGGCGCCCAGAATTCATCACTTATGCCAGCGGTCGGTTATCGTCGCTACTCGTGTCTCTACAAAACGAGTTGAGAGGTAAAGCCCATGATGAGTCATTTACTCTGTGA
- the cydD gene encoding thiol reductant ABC exporter subunit CydD yields the protein MSASSPPSGMAARLAERWLSSLRRQAGGLFSLSISMAALNAILMIAQCWLLAWLISNAVLGGKNFTALLPYLLWLPVVMLLRAGIDILRQGFAFEASARIRQGLRGMLLDRIAALGPAWSQHQRTGSIASSLGEGVEAIEAYFSGFLPQKIIIGIVPLAILVALFPFDWVSGLIMLITAPLVPLFMIVVGKGAEKMSLKQWHKLSLMSAHFFDVIAGLTTLRQTNAARRQANIIAAISDSYRQTTMKVLRLAFLSSLVLEFFATISTAMVAVYVGFRLFYGEMGFLPGLFALLLAPEFFRPLRDLGTHYHARMDAIGATEGLLAILNAEEPASSQGHAELPAKPREITVEGVSYQYEEGGGVADVSLTLRSGETLAIVGTSGAGKTTLSRLLLGFITPNSGRIVIDGSDLSSLNLPAWQQQIGWLPQRPTLFAGSIAENILLSRSGISQAEVKAAAKLAQADTFIQLLPAQYEYRLGDGGKGLSGGQIQRIAMARAVLSAPAVVILDEPTVALDRQTAQQMIAALSDTLPDSARLIITHDTEIAATADRVIVLAKGRVVESGTPQALRDQAGVFAELERLQTGDLA from the coding sequence ATGTCTGCGAGTTCCCCTCCAAGTGGAATGGCAGCCCGCCTGGCGGAACGTTGGCTTTCGAGCCTGCGTCGCCAGGCGGGCGGTTTATTTTCACTGTCCATCAGTATGGCGGCGCTCAATGCCATACTGATGATTGCACAGTGCTGGCTGTTAGCCTGGCTGATCAGCAACGCTGTGCTTGGCGGTAAAAACTTTACTGCACTCCTGCCTTATCTCTTGTGGCTCCCGGTGGTGATGTTGTTGCGCGCAGGGATCGATATCCTGCGTCAGGGCTTTGCATTTGAAGCTTCTGCACGTATCCGTCAGGGACTGCGCGGCATGTTGTTAGATCGCATCGCTGCGTTGGGTCCAGCCTGGAGCCAGCATCAACGTACGGGCAGTATCGCCAGCTCCCTTGGCGAAGGCGTCGAAGCTATCGAAGCCTATTTTTCCGGTTTTCTTCCGCAAAAAATCATCATCGGCATTGTGCCGCTAGCCATTCTGGTAGCGCTTTTTCCTTTTGACTGGGTCTCCGGCTTGATCATGCTGATCACCGCGCCGCTGGTGCCGTTGTTCATGATCGTCGTAGGAAAGGGCGCAGAGAAAATGAGCCTGAAGCAGTGGCACAAACTCAGTCTGATGAGTGCCCACTTCTTTGATGTGATTGCAGGCCTGACAACGCTTCGTCAGACCAATGCGGCGCGTCGGCAAGCGAACATTATCGCGGCGATCTCGGACAGCTATCGTCAGACCACCATGAAGGTGTTGCGACTGGCATTCCTTTCATCATTAGTGCTGGAATTTTTTGCCACCATCAGCACCGCGATGGTGGCGGTGTATGTTGGATTCCGTCTGTTCTATGGCGAGATGGGCTTCCTGCCTGGGCTGTTTGCCTTGTTGCTGGCGCCAGAATTTTTCCGTCCCCTGCGTGATTTGGGCACGCACTATCATGCCCGAATGGATGCCATTGGTGCGACGGAAGGTCTATTGGCGATCCTGAATGCTGAAGAGCCTGCATCGTCGCAAGGCCACGCCGAACTCCCGGCAAAACCGCGTGAAATCACCGTGGAAGGCGTGAGCTATCAGTATGAAGAGGGCGGCGGAGTCGCGGATGTCTCGTTGACTTTGCGAAGCGGGGAAACACTGGCGATTGTCGGCACCAGCGGTGCCGGTAAAACGACGTTATCACGCCTGTTATTGGGCTTTATTACCCCAAACTCAGGACGCATCGTCATTGATGGCAGCGATCTTTCATCATTAAATCTTCCCGCATGGCAGCAACAGATTGGCTGGCTCCCGCAGCGGCCGACCCTCTTTGCCGGTTCGATTGCGGAAAATATCCTGTTGTCGCGTTCAGGTATCAGCCAGGCAGAGGTTAAAGCAGCAGCAAAGCTGGCTCAGGCTGACACGTTTATCCAGTTACTGCCGGCGCAGTATGAATACCGGCTGGGCGACGGTGGGAAAGGGCTGTCCGGTGGGCAGATCCAGCGTATTGCGATGGCGCGCGCCGTATTGAGTGCGCCAGCGGTGGTGATTCTTGATGAACCCACGGTGGCGCTGGATCGTCAGACAGCACAGCAAATGATTGCCGCGTTGAGTGACACATTACCGGATAGCGCACGCTTGATCATCACCCACGATACGGAGATCGCTGCCACGGCTGACCGGGTTATCGTGCTGGCGAAAGGGCGTGTAGTCGAGTCGGGAACGCCGCAGGCACTGCGCGATCAGGCTGGGGTATTCGCTGAACTCGAGCGTCTGCAAACAGGAGATCTCGCATGA
- a CDS encoding DUF1345 domain-containing protein, whose product MPFSLTTHLFARLRLLISIVAGVACYFLLPAKLGELQRVLIGWNVLAWLYLWFIWFRMLRTDAGEIKRIAQMQDQSAALVLGMVIVACMISIVAIMSELPALKTLNGTPRVLHLLLTAMTLIVSWALLPSSFAMHYAHQHYLRRTQDVTPMIFPEKPDEPAYWDFLYFSFTIAVASQTADVATGTTEMRKLALLQSVISFIFNLAILGLSVNVGAGLLS is encoded by the coding sequence ATGCCCTTTTCTCTCACCACACATCTGTTCGCGCGACTACGTCTGTTAATCTCGATTGTTGCCGGTGTTGCCTGCTATTTCTTGCTCCCTGCAAAACTGGGCGAGTTGCAACGCGTATTGATTGGATGGAATGTGCTGGCGTGGCTTTATCTGTGGTTTATCTGGTTTCGCATGCTGCGTACCGATGCTGGCGAGATCAAGCGTATCGCCCAGATGCAAGATCAGAGCGCCGCGTTGGTCTTGGGCATGGTCATTGTGGCCTGCATGATCAGCATCGTAGCGATCATGAGCGAACTCCCGGCACTAAAAACTCTCAATGGCACGCCGCGCGTATTACATCTGTTATTAACCGCGATGACGTTGATTGTCTCCTGGGCATTACTGCCGAGTTCATTTGCCATGCATTACGCACACCAACACTATTTGCGTCGCACTCAGGACGTCACACCCATGATTTTCCCGGAAAAACCGGACGAACCGGCTTACTGGGATTTCCTCTATTTCTCATTCACCATCGCAGTTGCATCGCAGACCGCTGATGTGGCAACCGGTACCACCGAAATGCGCAAGCTGGCGCTGCTGCAATCGGTGATCTCGTTTATTTTCAATCTGGCCATTCTGGGATTGTCGGTGAATGTCGGCGCCGGATTGCTGAGTTAA
- a CDS encoding YlcI/YnfO family protein, protein MDKMTNSKTRRKHIRFPHLLIDQIEESMKSENIQNFSAWVVEACRLKAREAGNAKK, encoded by the coding sequence ATGGATAAAATGACAAACTCCAAAACCCGAAGAAAACATATTCGTTTCCCACATCTGCTGATTGATCAAATCGAAGAGAGTATGAAGAGCGAAAACATTCAAAACTTCTCAGCCTGGGTTGTCGAAGCCTGTCGTCTGAAAGCGCGGGAAGCTGGCAACGCAAAGAAGTAA
- a CDS encoding VF530 family DNA-binding protein, which yields MTAHSSKDPMHGVTLEMIVNALVAHYGWVELSKLVNINCFKNDPSVKSSLKFLRRTPWARAEVEALYLDSLEEPAKQDSVESGFNPWTQGHK from the coding sequence ATGACCGCTCACTCTTCTAAAGATCCCATGCACGGCGTGACGCTCGAGATGATTGTTAATGCGTTAGTGGCACATTATGGCTGGGTCGAACTCAGTAAACTCGTCAATATCAACTGCTTTAAAAACGATCCCAGCGTAAAATCCAGCCTCAAATTCCTGCGCCGCACACCCTGGGCGCGTGCTGAAGTGGAAGCGCTCTACCTCGATTCTCTTGAGGAACCCGCCAAACAAGATTCGGTGGAAAGTGGCTTTAATCCCTGGACCCAGGGCCACAAATAA
- a CDS encoding cytochrome ubiquinol oxidase subunit I, with product MLSNDLTSLITRIDFALISSIHIIFPPLTIGLAALLFISELMWVRKQDEKWYRLCRFFEKLFIVNFGAGVATGVTMEMAFGILYGRFSQAAGPFFGQVLGYETITAFMYEAGFIGLMIFGWGKISKGMHLFATFNVALSSTLSAMWILVANSWMQTPTGVELHNGIFIVTDWLAALFNPNARSAFPHMLLASFELSLCFVVATCAWYVLKQRHVDLFLKPLKYSLMALAVVAAVQIYMGDVLGEATLEHKPAALAAMEGHYDTYDSAGNVNSAWHILGWPNKEGTGLAWSIDIPHGLSLIETKTWNGTVTGLNSFPKDQQPPVVLPFYAFRAMSGAAGAMLLVSLWGVWLIARRRMTAELAPRNKLFLALAVIMVVLPYIAVIAGWWTREIGRQPWIVYGLMRTEDGMSPMTMGLAIFWLVGFAIFETAVVAGTIWFLAKVVRIGPDLTSKIPGEGHEHLGHLDMPASGHADHPEYIRPV from the coding sequence ATGTTAAGTAACGATCTTACATCGCTGATCACGCGTATTGACTTCGCGCTAATTTCATCTATTCACATCATTTTTCCCCCGCTAACCATTGGACTGGCTGCACTGTTGTTCATCTCTGAACTGATGTGGGTCAGGAAGCAAGATGAGAAGTGGTATCGCCTGTGTCGCTTCTTTGAAAAGCTGTTTATCGTTAACTTCGGTGCTGGTGTGGCAACCGGCGTCACCATGGAAATGGCCTTTGGTATTCTTTATGGCCGCTTCTCGCAGGCTGCCGGCCCGTTCTTTGGTCAGGTGCTCGGCTATGAGACCATCACTGCCTTTATGTATGAAGCCGGCTTTATCGGACTGATGATCTTTGGCTGGGGCAAGATCAGTAAAGGGATGCATCTGTTTGCGACCTTTAACGTGGCGCTCTCTTCTACACTTTCTGCGATGTGGATCCTGGTGGCTAACTCCTGGATGCAGACACCGACTGGCGTTGAGTTGCATAACGGCATCTTTATTGTGACCGACTGGCTGGCCGCACTGTTTAACCCGAATGCGCGCAGTGCCTTCCCGCACATGCTGTTGGCAAGCTTCGAGCTCTCGCTCTGCTTCGTGGTGGCAACCTGTGCCTGGTATGTCCTGAAACAGCGTCATGTTGATCTGTTCCTGAAGCCGCTGAAATATTCGCTAATGGCTCTGGCCGTGGTCGCTGCCGTTCAGATCTATATGGGTGACGTGCTGGGTGAAGCCACGCTGGAACATAAACCGGCGGCGCTGGCGGCAATGGAAGGGCACTACGATACTTATGATTCAGCGGGTAACGTCAACAGTGCCTGGCATATTCTGGGTTGGCCAAACAAAGAAGGCACTGGCCTCGCATGGTCTATCGATATCCCGCACGGTTTAAGCCTGATTGAAACCAAAACCTGGAACGGTACGGTAACGGGCCTGAACAGCTTCCCGAAAGATCAGCAACCGCCTGTGGTGTTGCCGTTCTACGCTTTCCGCGCCATGTCAGGCGCTGCGGGTGCCATGTTGCTGGTGAGCCTCTGGGGCGTCTGGCTGATTGCACGTCGTCGCATGACCGCTGAGCTGGCTCCGCGCAATAAGCTGTTCCTGGCGCTGGCCGTTATTATGGTGGTCCTACCTTATATCGCAGTGATTGCGGGCTGGTGGACGCGCGAAATTGGCCGTCAGCCGTGGATCGTTTATGGCCTGATGCGCACCGAAGACGGCATGAGTCCAATGACTATGGGTCTGGCGATCTTCTGGCTGGTGGGCTTTGCCATCTTTGAAACTGCGGTGGTCGCGGGCACCATTTGGTTCCTGGCGAAAGTGGTGCGTATTGGTCCTGATTTGACCAGCAAAATACCGGGCGAGGGGCATGAGCATTTGGGTCACCTAGATATGCCTGCCAGTGGTCATGCTGACCATCCTGAATATATCCGTCCGGTTTGA
- a CDS encoding 4-oxalomesaconate tautomerase translates to MKQTLIPCVLMRGGTSKAACFLASDLPEAGTERDRVLLAVMGSPDPRQIDGIGGADPLTSKVAIISPSTRRDADVDYLFAQVNVDQAVVDYGQNCGNILAAVAPFAIEKGLVNAQDDITRVRIFMVNTGQIAVAQLATPDGTVEYQGDTQIDGVPGFGAEQILQFEDIAGSSCGSLLPTGEARNRFDGIEVTCIDNGMPVVILRAEDVGCTGQETCEQLESNVELKARLESIRLQAGPLMSLGDVTKRTVPKMTLIAPPVNGGALSTRTFIPHRCHASIGVLGAVSVATACLIPGSVTQGIAQITDDRQQRLAVEHPSGEFSVMLTCDETGKVTQSGLIRTARLLFDGRVAIPASR, encoded by the coding sequence ATGAAACAGACGCTGATACCCTGTGTTTTAATGCGAGGCGGCACCTCCAAAGCCGCCTGTTTCCTTGCCAGCGATCTGCCAGAGGCAGGAACGGAGCGAGACCGCGTGTTGCTGGCCGTCATGGGTTCACCGGATCCACGTCAAATTGATGGCATCGGTGGGGCCGATCCGCTGACCAGTAAGGTGGCAATTATTTCTCCGTCCACGCGTCGTGATGCCGATGTCGATTACCTGTTTGCACAGGTTAACGTGGATCAAGCGGTGGTCGATTATGGACAGAACTGCGGCAACATCCTTGCCGCCGTGGCGCCGTTTGCCATCGAGAAAGGCCTGGTAAACGCGCAGGATGACATCACGCGCGTGCGCATCTTTATGGTTAACACCGGGCAAATCGCGGTGGCGCAACTTGCCACGCCCGATGGCACGGTGGAATATCAGGGCGATACGCAGATAGACGGCGTACCAGGTTTTGGTGCAGAGCAAATTCTGCAATTCGAGGATATTGCAGGGTCCAGCTGCGGATCGCTGTTACCGACCGGTGAGGCGCGTAATCGGTTTGACGGGATTGAGGTGACCTGCATTGATAACGGTATGCCGGTGGTGATCCTGCGTGCTGAGGATGTGGGATGCACTGGCCAGGAGACCTGCGAGCAGCTTGAAAGCAACGTTGAGTTAAAAGCCCGTCTGGAATCCATCCGCTTACAAGCGGGTCCGCTGATGAGCCTCGGAGACGTGACCAAACGAACTGTGCCGAAAATGACCCTTATTGCTCCGCCCGTTAATGGCGGTGCGCTATCGACGCGGACATTTATTCCCCATCGCTGTCATGCTTCTATTGGTGTATTGGGTGCGGTGAGTGTGGCCACGGCCTGCCTGATCCCCGGTTCCGTGACGCAGGGAATCGCGCAGATTACCGATGACAGGCAGCAGCGTCTGGCGGTGGAACATCCAAGCGGCGAGTTTAGCGTGATGCTGACCTGTGATGAGACAGGGAAGGTGACGCAAAGCGGCTTGATACGTACGGCACGACTGTTATTTGACGGACGGGTCGCCATTCCAGCCTCACGCTAA
- the cydC gene encoding thiol reductant ABC exporter subunit CydC has translation MKDLCHLLRLARPWRFRMAVGILLSVIVILSNVALLALSGWFITSMALAGVGSLALEFFTPAAAIRGLAVLRTFARYLERLVTHDATLRLLSVLRVWFYQQLAHLAPARLQDFRDGDVLARFRADIDSLDNFYLRILTPAIAGLISSLIILAGICWFSPSVALIDAVVLMLAGVIVPWIVASLTQASGNQITTVRSSVQAASTDLVRGLAELQLVGAVSHQTDHLRQLSQQLISAQRRQAWISASGGALCALMGQLGLFFAFILLFNTGHATGISASEIVMLLFTILASTEAVAGLPAAFAVLGTTRAAARRLFSMTELTPAIVLPETSSAPENSELSFDSVTMRYSPDAPNVLDKLSFTVPVGHCLAILGPSGAGKTTVLNLVQGFWETTAGDVTIGGRPVRTLSEDTLRQMISVVGQKTYLFNASIRDNLRLVAPDADDEALWDALARAALDDEVRAFPLGLDTLVGELGGRLSGGQARRIGIARAYLSHAPIVLLDEPTEGLDAVNTELVLNCLKELIKGKTTLLVTHQIQPLSLADSRLLLDKQ, from the coding sequence ATGAAGGATCTTTGCCATCTCTTGCGCCTGGCGCGCCCATGGCGTTTCCGCATGGCGGTGGGGATATTGCTCTCTGTGATTGTGATTCTCTCCAACGTTGCACTGCTTGCCTTGTCAGGCTGGTTTATCACCTCCATGGCGCTGGCTGGCGTAGGCTCTCTGGCACTGGAGTTTTTCACTCCGGCTGCGGCGATTCGTGGCCTTGCGGTATTACGTACTTTCGCGCGTTATCTGGAAAGATTAGTGACGCACGATGCAACGTTGCGCTTATTGTCGGTTTTACGTGTCTGGTTCTATCAACAATTAGCGCATCTTGCGCCTGCACGACTGCAGGATTTCCGCGATGGGGATGTGCTGGCACGTTTTCGCGCTGATATTGATAGCCTCGACAATTTCTATCTGCGTATTCTGACGCCGGCCATTGCAGGGCTGATTTCGTCGCTCATCATTTTGGCAGGAATTTGCTGGTTCTCACCTTCAGTGGCATTGATTGATGCCGTGGTGCTGATGCTTGCGGGCGTGATCGTGCCCTGGATTGTGGCATCGCTGACGCAAGCCAGTGGCAACCAGATTACTACCGTGCGCTCATCCGTTCAGGCAGCATCCACCGATTTGGTACGAGGATTAGCAGAGTTACAGCTGGTTGGCGCCGTTAGCCATCAAACCGATCATCTGCGCCAGCTTTCTCAACAACTGATTAGCGCACAGCGTCGGCAGGCCTGGATTAGCGCCAGCGGCGGGGCGCTCTGCGCCTTAATGGGGCAGCTCGGGTTATTTTTTGCCTTTATCCTGTTGTTTAACACTGGCCATGCAACCGGCATTTCTGCCAGTGAAATCGTGATGTTGCTGTTCACCATACTGGCGAGTACTGAAGCGGTGGCTGGGTTGCCCGCTGCCTTTGCCGTCCTTGGCACTACGCGCGCAGCGGCACGTCGATTGTTCTCGATGACCGAACTGACACCGGCGATCGTCTTGCCTGAAACCAGCTCAGCACCGGAAAACAGTGAGCTGTCATTTGATTCAGTCACTATGCGTTATTCACCTGATGCTCCCAACGTACTGGATAAGCTGAGTTTTACCGTGCCCGTCGGCCATTGCCTGGCGATTTTGGGCCCCAGCGGAGCGGGTAAAACCACCGTATTGAATCTGGTACAGGGATTCTGGGAAACGACAGCGGGAGATGTCACTATTGGCGGTCGTCCGGTCAGGACGCTTTCTGAAGATACACTGCGTCAGATGATCTCGGTGGTTGGCCAGAAAACCTATCTCTTCAACGCATCGATTCGAGACAACCTGCGCCTGGTTGCACCGGATGCGGATGACGAGGCTTTATGGGATGCACTGGCGCGCGCCGCTTTAGACGACGAAGTTCGCGCATTTCCGCTGGGGCTCGACACCCTGGTGGGAGAGTTAGGAGGGCGTCTGTCTGGTGGTCAGGCCCGCAGGATTGGGATTGCCCGCGCGTATCTTTCCCATGCGCCGATCGTGTTGCTGGACGAGCCCACCGAAGGGCTAGACGCAGTAAATACCGAATTAGTGCTTAACTGCTTGAAAGAACTCATTAAGGGTAAAACCACGTTGCTGGTGACCCATCAGATCCAGCCACTTTCCCTCGCGGACAGTCGGTTACTGCTCGATAAACAATAA
- a CDS encoding PIG-L deacetylase family protein, whose amino-acid sequence MENTVKKSALVVSAHSADFVWRAGGAIALHSASGYDVHVVCLSYGERGESAKLWRKGNMTEQTVKQHRQAEAERAADVLGASIEFFDLGDYPLRADKETLFRLADVFRRVQPHFVLTHSIADPYNYDHPLAANLTQEARIIAQAEGYRPGEPIIGAPPVYCFEPHQPEQCLWKPDVLLDITLVWEKKYQAIQCMAGQEHLWEYYTRVALQRGVQAKRNTGIASTRVITHGEGYQSLFPRVTEDLS is encoded by the coding sequence ATGGAAAACACAGTGAAAAAGAGTGCCCTGGTGGTCAGTGCCCATTCCGCTGACTTTGTCTGGCGCGCAGGCGGTGCTATCGCTTTGCACAGTGCGAGCGGCTATGACGTGCACGTTGTCTGCCTCTCTTACGGGGAGCGCGGTGAGTCGGCAAAACTGTGGCGCAAAGGCAACATGACCGAGCAGACCGTTAAGCAGCACCGGCAGGCCGAGGCCGAACGGGCCGCGGATGTGTTAGGAGCGAGCATTGAGTTCTTCGATCTTGGCGATTATCCCCTACGCGCAGATAAGGAAACGCTGTTCCGCCTGGCCGATGTGTTTCGCCGCGTGCAGCCACACTTTGTATTGACGCACTCGATTGCCGATCCTTATAACTACGATCATCCGCTGGCGGCGAATCTTACGCAGGAAGCACGCATCATTGCGCAGGCAGAAGGGTATCGTCCGGGAGAACCGATTATCGGCGCGCCGCCGGTTTACTGTTTTGAACCGCATCAACCTGAACAATGCCTGTGGAAACCGGATGTGCTGCTGGATATCACCTTAGTTTGGGAAAAGAAATACCAGGCGATTCAGTGCATGGCCGGGCAGGAACATTTGTGGGAATACTACACGCGCGTGGCGCTACAGCGGGGCGTGCAGGCCAAACGTAATACGGGGATTGCTTCGACGCGCGTCATCACTCACGGCGAAGGCTATCAGAGCCTGTTCCCACGGGTAACGGAGGATCTCTCATGA
- a CDS encoding 4-carboxy-4-hydroxy-2-oxoadipate aldolase/oxaloacetate decarboxylase, with protein sequence MIAVNQKGIVVTKIERADSALIAQFARAGVATVHEAQQRQGLLDVRIRPIQQGVSIAGSAVTVLVSPGDNWMFHVAVEQCQPGDVLLVAPTSDCHDGFFGDLLATSLKARGVVALVGDIGIRDSQTLREMGFPVWSRAVFAQGTVKATLGSVNVPIICAGQLVYPGDMVVADDDGVVIVPRADAKTVAGTTQQRVANEESKRVRLAAGELGLDIYQMRGTLAEKGLRYVESLDAMQKSSL encoded by the coding sequence ATGATCGCGGTGAACCAGAAAGGCATTGTTGTTACGAAGATTGAGCGGGCCGATTCCGCTCTGATCGCGCAGTTCGCCCGTGCCGGAGTGGCAACCGTCCACGAAGCGCAACAGCGACAAGGTCTGCTTGATGTGCGGATACGACCGATCCAGCAGGGCGTATCGATAGCCGGCAGTGCGGTCACGGTGCTGGTTTCTCCCGGGGATAACTGGATGTTTCATGTTGCAGTCGAACAGTGTCAGCCTGGCGATGTACTGCTGGTGGCACCGACCTCGGATTGCCATGATGGCTTCTTTGGTGATCTGCTGGCCACTTCATTAAAGGCACGTGGCGTGGTGGCACTGGTGGGCGACATCGGTATCCGTGACAGCCAGACCCTGCGTGAGATGGGCTTTCCGGTTTGGTCGCGTGCGGTGTTTGCTCAGGGAACGGTTAAAGCCACGCTGGGTTCGGTAAATGTGCCGATTATCTGTGCCGGTCAGCTGGTTTATCCTGGCGATATGGTGGTCGCCGATGACGACGGCGTAGTGATTGTGCCGCGAGCGGATGCGAAAACTGTTGCCGGGACAACCCAACAGCGGGTCGCCAATGAGGAGAGTAAGCGAGTACGCCTGGCAGCCGGGGAACTCGGGCTAGATATTTATCAGATGCGTGGCACGTTAGCGGAGAAGGGATTGCGCTACGTGGAGTCTCTGGATGCTATGCAAAAGAGTTCACTATGA